In Limisalsivibrio acetivorans, one genomic interval encodes:
- a CDS encoding DUF4398 domain-containing protein — MRTSRLILLVVAFAAFIVAGCSKPPVEELDQAQAAMKAAQQSGAEKCMFPEYVQAKAALEEAQAKMDQAEQGGNKGELYEEAKAELLKAIEDFEKAKAKADAYQEVDKKVRAELEALKQNLLAHKEKGNEYDLKSYNKAQENYKKAQKLAADCEGEKALALIDEANMALKNVEDEYAEKRAEEILRQQEMYRKEQQDKAKEMEKYTVVKGDCLWNIAKSKYMNPFMWPVIYWANESIINDPDLIFPGQVFDIMKNVASDKKAKAEDFAKNRGPWSLFDGK, encoded by the coding sequence ATGAGGACCAGCAGACTTATTTTACTCGTAGTTGCTTTCGCCGCTTTTATCGTAGCGGGTTGTTCAAAGCCCCCCGTAGAGGAGCTTGATCAGGCTCAGGCCGCTATGAAAGCCGCTCAGCAGAGTGGTGCAGAGAAGTGCATGTTCCCTGAATACGTTCAGGCAAAAGCAGCACTTGAGGAAGCTCAGGCCAAGATGGATCAGGCAGAGCAGGGCGGAAACAAAGGCGAGCTTTATGAAGAGGCGAAAGCAGAGCTTCTTAAAGCTATAGAAGATTTCGAGAAGGCTAAGGCTAAGGCCGATGCTTATCAGGAAGTAGATAAGAAGGTCAGAGCAGAGCTTGAGGCTCTCAAGCAGAACCTCCTTGCCCACAAAGAAAAGGGCAACGAGTATGACCTTAAGTCCTACAACAAAGCCCAAGAGAACTACAAGAAAGCCCAGAAACTCGCTGCAGACTGCGAAGGCGAAAAGGCACTTGCTCTTATCGATGAGGCCAACATGGCTCTCAAGAACGTTGAGGACGAGTATGCTGAGAAGAGAGCTGAAGAGATTCTCCGCCAGCAGGAAATGTACAGAAAAGAGCAGCAGGACAAGGCTAAAGAAATGGAGAAGTACACCGTTGTTAAGGGTGACTGCCTCTGGAACATCGCCAAGTCCAAGTACATGAACCCCTTTATGTGGCCTGTAATCTACTGGGCGAATGAAAGCATAATTAACGATCCCGACCTTATCTTCCCCGGTCAGGTCTTCGATATCATGAAGAACGTTGCTTCCGACAAGAAAGCAAAGGCGGAAGATTTTGCCAAGAACAGGGGTCCCTGGTCACTCTTCGACGGCAAGTAA